From Magnetospirillum sp. 15-1, one genomic window encodes:
- the sseA gene encoding 3-mercaptopyruvate sulfurtransferase gives MSYPNPDALVSTEWLASHLSAPDVRVVDASWYTPAQNRNAREEYDAEHIPGAVFFDIDEIADTDSPLPHMLPAPEKFSSKVRKLGLGNGNKIVIYDGSGFTSAAARAWWMFRTFGHRDVSVLDGGFPKWLREGLAVEDLPPVPRTRHFISHYNHLLVRDLDHMKANLENKRELVLDARAPARFKGDAAEPRPTKHQGHIPGSVNVPFADLIDEKTRCMLPADQLKARFDAAGLDPKQPVAISCGSGVTACTVALALDLLGHENVAIYDGSWAEWGNRDDTPIEK, from the coding sequence CAATCCGGACGCCCTCGTCAGCACCGAGTGGCTGGCCTCCCATCTCAGCGCCCCCGACGTCCGCGTCGTGGACGCCAGCTGGTACACGCCGGCCCAGAACCGCAACGCGCGCGAGGAATACGACGCCGAGCACATCCCCGGCGCCGTGTTCTTCGACATCGACGAGATCGCCGACACGGATTCTCCCCTGCCCCACATGCTGCCGGCCCCGGAGAAGTTCTCCAGCAAGGTGCGCAAGCTGGGCCTGGGCAACGGCAACAAGATCGTGATCTACGACGGCTCGGGCTTCACCAGCGCCGCGGCGCGCGCCTGGTGGATGTTCCGCACCTTCGGCCACCGCGACGTCTCGGTGCTGGATGGCGGCTTCCCCAAGTGGCTGCGCGAAGGCTTGGCCGTCGAGGACCTGCCCCCGGTGCCGCGCACCCGCCACTTCATCAGCCACTACAACCATCTGTTGGTCCGCGACCTGGACCACATGAAGGCCAACCTGGAAAACAAGCGCGAACTGGTGCTCGACGCCCGCGCTCCCGCCCGATTCAAGGGCGATGCGGCCGAACCGCGCCCCACCAAGCATCAGGGCCACATCCCCGGCTCGGTCAACGTGCCCTTCGCCGACCTGATCGACGAGAAGACCCGTTGCATGCTGCCGGCCGATCAGTTGAAGGCCCGTTTCGACGCCGCCGGCCTCGATCCCAAGCAGCCGGTGGCCATCTCCTGCGGCTCGGGCGTCACCGCCTGTACCGTGGCGCTGGCCTTGGACCTGCTGGGCCACGAGAACGTGGCGATCTATGACGGCTCGTGGGCCGAATGGGGCAACCGCGACGATACGCCCATCGAGAAATAG
- the metC gene encoding cystathionine beta-lyase: MKKSTRILHAGRKPEQFHGAVNPPVYHASTILHSSVAAMEKSGKTPFEGVRYGRFGTPTTFALEEAVAELEGGHRTVATSSGLAAITGALLAFLKAGDHLLMVDTAYFPTRKFCDTVLSGLGIETTYYDPLAGAGIKALMKPNTRVVFTESPGSLTFEVQDIPAMAEAAHAGGAIVMMDNTWGVLHFQPFTKGVDISIQAATKYIVGHADAMLGTITAATPELWLTVKTSLATFGASPGTEEMYLGLRGLRTLPVRLRQHAETAMRLTTWLETRPEVDRVLYPPLPSDPGHELWKRDFTGGCGLFGVILKPTAKAAVDAMLDGYSHFKLGFSWGGFESLVIPTSGHSIIRTATAWAPAGPSLRFHAGLEDTDDLLEDLERGFERLACAAS; encoded by the coding sequence ATGAAGAAGAGCACCCGCATCCTCCATGCCGGCCGCAAGCCGGAACAGTTCCACGGCGCCGTCAACCCCCCGGTCTATCACGCCTCGACCATCCTGCACTCCTCGGTGGCAGCCATGGAAAAGAGCGGCAAGACGCCGTTCGAGGGCGTGCGCTACGGCCGCTTCGGCACGCCGACCACCTTCGCCCTGGAAGAGGCGGTGGCCGAGCTGGAAGGCGGGCACCGCACCGTCGCCACCTCGTCGGGGCTGGCGGCCATCACCGGGGCGCTGCTGGCCTTCCTCAAGGCCGGCGACCATCTGCTGATGGTCGACACCGCCTATTTCCCGACGCGGAAATTCTGCGACACGGTGCTGAGCGGGCTGGGTATCGAGACCACCTATTACGACCCGCTGGCGGGCGCCGGCATCAAGGCCCTGATGAAGCCCAACACCCGTGTGGTGTTCACCGAAAGCCCCGGCTCTCTGACCTTCGAGGTCCAGGACATCCCGGCCATGGCCGAGGCGGCGCACGCCGGCGGCGCCATCGTCATGATGGACAACACCTGGGGCGTTCTGCACTTCCAGCCCTTCACCAAGGGCGTCGACATCTCCATCCAGGCGGCCACCAAGTACATCGTCGGCCATGCCGACGCCATGCTGGGCACCATCACCGCCGCCACGCCCGAGCTGTGGCTGACCGTCAAGACCTCGCTGGCCACCTTCGGCGCTTCACCGGGCACCGAGGAGATGTATCTCGGCCTGCGCGGCCTGCGCACCCTGCCGGTCCGCCTGCGCCAGCACGCCGAAACCGCGATGCGCCTGACCACCTGGCTGGAGACCCGGCCCGAGGTGGATCGCGTGCTTTATCCGCCGCTCCCCTCCGATCCCGGCCATGAATTGTGGAAGCGGGACTTCACCGGAGGCTGCGGCCTGTTCGGAGTGATCCTCAAGCCGACCGCCAAGGCGGCGGTGGATGCCATGCTGGACGGCTATTCCCACTTCAAGCTGGGCTTTTCGTGGGGCGGCTTCGAAAGCCTGGTGATTCCCACCAGCGGGCATTCCATCATCCGGACCGCCACCGCCTGGGCTCCCGCCGGCCCGTCCCTGCGCTTCCATGCCGGGCTGGAGGACACCGACGATCTTCTGGAGGATTTGGAGCGCGGCTTCGAGCGGCTGGCATGCGCCGCCTCCTGA
- a CDS encoding DUF1007 family protein, translating to MRRLLTVLLLALPGPALAHPHVLADVHALVEFKDGKIVSLFMGWKFDPVFSASLLKDFDKNNNNRLDADEMKDLEREAFRDTKPQAHFTYARIGAEPVVWPDATDFKVIGVKDSLMYAFRLPLPRPVDPRKEAFSFTTYEETFYIDMDFPNDKAVTLNGEGSAGCKVVIAPDHGNTIFGGAVTPKRATITCE from the coding sequence ATGCGCCGCCTCCTGACCGTCCTGCTCTTGGCTCTGCCCGGACCGGCGCTGGCTCATCCCCATGTGCTGGCCGACGTCCACGCCCTGGTGGAGTTCAAGGACGGCAAGATCGTCAGCCTGTTCATGGGCTGGAAGTTCGACCCCGTCTTCAGCGCCTCGCTGCTCAAGGATTTCGACAAGAACAACAACAACCGCCTCGATGCCGACGAAATGAAGGATTTGGAGCGCGAGGCCTTCCGCGACACCAAGCCCCAGGCCCATTTCACCTACGCCCGCATCGGGGCGGAGCCGGTGGTCTGGCCCGACGCCACCGACTTCAAGGTGATCGGGGTCAAGGATTCGCTGATGTATGCCTTCCGTCTGCCGTTGCCCCGCCCGGTGGACCCGCGCAAGGAAGCGTTCAGCTTCACCACCTATGAAGAGACCTTCTACATCGACATGGACTTTCCCAATGACAAGGCGGTCACCCTCAACGGCGAAGGCTCGGCGGGATGCAAGGTGGTGATCGCCCCCGATCACGGCAACACCATCTTCGGCGGCGCGGTGACGCCGAAGCGGGCGACGATTACATGCGAGTAG
- a CDS encoding ABC transporter: MRLIVLVLSLLPASAWAALVPGGGAAAPGDQLPEPLRSIAAWGFALQRALTGELREQLAVMKNTGSWEPAAAIILAAFLYGVFHAVGPGHGKVVIGGWFATRRARIVHGLAASLIAAMVQAGSAIVAVGLLAGILSLAPRAVTAGAAWLEVGSFAMIGVIGALMTWRTLTGKGCGHDHGHHEHEHGHGHGHHHHDGTCCGHHHHAPPRDERSERNALFAMAAAVGFRPCSGAILVLLFCFANGMVLIGVLSTLAMGVGVALTVAAIGLGALGLNRLVERGFGASSLGGRIRFALALAGSLAITLLGVVMLIGAIVNGPTPTG; this comes from the coding sequence ATGCGGCTGATCGTCCTCGTTCTTTCGCTGCTGCCCGCCTCGGCCTGGGCCGCCCTGGTGCCGGGCGGCGGAGCGGCCGCGCCGGGCGATCAGCTGCCCGAGCCGCTGCGCAGTATCGCCGCCTGGGGCTTCGCCCTGCAGCGCGCGCTGACCGGAGAGTTGCGCGAGCAGTTGGCGGTAATGAAGAACACCGGCTCGTGGGAACCGGCCGCCGCCATCATCCTGGCCGCCTTTCTCTACGGCGTGTTCCACGCGGTCGGCCCCGGCCACGGCAAGGTGGTGATCGGCGGCTGGTTCGCCACGCGGCGCGCCCGCATCGTTCACGGTCTCGCCGCCAGCCTGATCGCCGCCATGGTGCAGGCCGGCTCGGCCATCGTCGCCGTGGGGCTGCTGGCCGGCATCCTCAGTCTGGCGCCGCGCGCCGTCACCGCCGGAGCCGCCTGGCTGGAGGTCGGCTCCTTCGCCATGATCGGCGTCATCGGCGCCCTGATGACCTGGCGGACGCTGACCGGCAAGGGCTGCGGCCATGATCATGGTCACCATGAGCATGAGCACGGGCACGGGCACGGGCACCATCATCACGACGGCACCTGCTGCGGCCATCATCACCATGCCCCGCCCCGCGACGAGCGGAGCGAGCGCAACGCCCTGTTCGCCATGGCGGCGGCGGTGGGCTTCCGTCCCTGTTCCGGCGCCATCCTGGTGCTGCTGTTCTGCTTCGCCAACGGCATGGTTCTGATCGGTGTACTGTCGACCCTGGCCATGGGCGTCGGCGTCGCCCTGACGGTGGCGGCCATCGGGCTTGGCGCCCTGGGCCTCAACCGGCTGGTGGAGCGGGGATTCGGCGCCTCCAGCCTGGGCGGGCGCATCCGTTTCGCCCTGGCGCTGGCCGGCTCGCTGGCCATCACCTTGCTGGGCGTGGTGATGCTGATCGGCGCCATTGTCAACGGACCGACACCAACCGGCTAG
- a CDS encoding multidrug efflux SMR transporter, translating to MPWILLLAAGLLEIGWAVGLKYVDGLSRPLPLVLTAAAMVGSVVLLGMAVRSLPLGTAYAVWTGIGTVGTVIAGMVLFAEPADALRLACIAMIVVGILGLKLA from the coding sequence ATGCCGTGGATTCTTCTGTTGGCCGCCGGATTGCTGGAAATCGGCTGGGCGGTGGGGCTGAAATACGTGGATGGCCTGTCGCGGCCGCTGCCCCTGGTGCTGACCGCCGCCGCCATGGTGGGCAGCGTGGTGCTGCTGGGGATGGCCGTGCGGTCCCTGCCGCTGGGCACCGCCTACGCGGTGTGGACGGGTATCGGCACGGTGGGCACGGTGATTGCCGGGATGGTGTTGTTCGCCGAGCCGGCCGATGCCCTGCGTCTGGCCTGCATCGCCATGATCGTGGTGGGCATCCTCGGCCTCAAGCTGGCGTGA
- a CDS encoding peptidoglycan -binding protein: protein MALRRARRSVDIWPGFVDALATLIMVIVFLLMIFVLAQFFLGQALSGRQKALDDLGREMAALAEKLNLQTKANAALQAELVSSRAEKDKLEAWAAGVNQDMASLLALKDEKEAELAAEKKISDEGRAQLALLSRQIEAMRDELARVTAALDASEARDKENKAQISDLGKRLNVALAGKVEELQKYRSEFFGRLRKVLGDHPGIRIEGDRFVFQSELLFETGSAELGPQGREQVRRLAATVKEIAAGMPKGLNWVLRVDGHTDKRPITSGKFPSNWELSTARAITVLRALAADGVPRDRLAAAGFGEFQPVDTGTTEVAYAKNRRIEIRFDQR, encoded by the coding sequence ATGGCCCTGCGCCGCGCCCGCCGTTCCGTCGACATCTGGCCCGGCTTCGTCGATGCCCTGGCGACGCTGATCATGGTCATCGTCTTTCTGCTGATGATTTTCGTGCTGGCCCAGTTCTTCCTGGGACAGGCGCTGTCGGGCCGCCAGAAGGCGCTGGACGATCTGGGCCGCGAGATGGCCGCCCTGGCCGAGAAGCTTAACCTGCAGACCAAGGCCAACGCCGCGCTGCAGGCCGAACTGGTCAGCAGCCGGGCGGAAAAGGACAAGCTGGAGGCCTGGGCGGCGGGCGTCAACCAGGACATGGCGTCCCTGTTGGCCCTGAAGGACGAGAAAGAGGCCGAACTGGCCGCCGAGAAGAAGATCTCGGACGAGGGGCGCGCCCAGTTGGCGCTGCTCAGCCGCCAGATCGAGGCCATGCGGGACGAACTGGCCCGCGTCACCGCCGCGCTGGATGCCTCCGAGGCCCGCGACAAGGAGAACAAGGCCCAGATTTCCGACCTGGGCAAGCGTCTCAACGTCGCCCTGGCCGGCAAGGTCGAGGAATTGCAGAAGTACCGCTCGGAATTCTTCGGCCGCCTCAGGAAGGTGCTGGGCGATCATCCCGGCATCCGCATCGAGGGCGACCGCTTCGTCTTCCAGTCGGAACTGCTGTTCGAGACCGGCTCGGCCGAACTGGGACCTCAGGGGCGCGAGCAGGTGCGGCGTCTGGCCGCCACGGTCAAGGAGATCGCCGCCGGCATGCCCAAGGGGCTCAACTGGGTGCTGCGCGTCGACGGGCATACCGACAAGCGTCCCATCACCTCGGGCAAGTTCCCGTCCAACTGGGAACTGTCCACCGCCCGGGCCATCACCGTGCTGAGGGCGCTGGCCGCCGACGGCGTGCCCCGGGACCGGCTGGCGGCGGCCGGCTTCGGCGAGTTCCAGCCGGTGGACACCGGTACCACCGAAGTCGCTTACGCCAAGAACCGCCGGATCGAGATCCGCTTCGATCAACGGTAG
- a CDS encoding flagellar motor protein MotA: MIRPTRYLLRMAAFLVLVAALAALLHEGLMAAFSHNPALNGLLLGVFVAGIVLNFRQVMLLTPEVEWLDNWRKGQPALSGRLRLLAPMAGMLGERQGRVSLSAMALRSVLDSIAARLEEQRDLSRYVVGLMIFLGLLGTFWGLSQTVGSVGEVIASLAVGSADPAAAFEGLKAGMSKPLAGMGTAFSTSLFGLAGSLALGFLDLNAGQAQNAFYNELEEWLAGQTRLGTGGPLTSAEDGGAGQSVPAYIQALLEQTADSLDNLQRVIARGEDNRGSVNASLTQLTEKLSTLTDHMKVEQSLLLKLGEGQLETRALMARMVEGGSGGGMDDASRTHLRSLDGSMKRLVDETVVSREQLTAELRTEIRLLARTIAAIAEEPLER; the protein is encoded by the coding sequence ATGATCCGTCCCACCCGCTATCTGTTGCGCATGGCCGCCTTCCTGGTGCTGGTCGCCGCCCTGGCCGCCCTGCTGCACGAGGGGCTGATGGCGGCTTTCTCCCACAATCCGGCCCTGAACGGCCTACTGCTGGGCGTGTTCGTGGCCGGCATCGTGCTCAATTTCCGTCAGGTGATGCTGCTGACCCCCGAGGTGGAGTGGCTGGACAACTGGCGCAAGGGCCAGCCGGCCCTGTCCGGGCGCCTGCGCCTGCTGGCTCCCATGGCGGGCATGCTGGGCGAGCGCCAGGGCCGGGTCAGCCTGTCGGCCATGGCGCTTCGCTCGGTGCTGGATTCCATCGCCGCCCGGCTGGAGGAGCAGCGCGACCTGTCGCGCTACGTGGTCGGGCTGATGATTTTCCTCGGCCTGCTGGGCACCTTCTGGGGACTGTCGCAGACGGTGGGCTCGGTGGGCGAGGTGATCGCGTCCCTGGCGGTCGGCAGTGCCGATCCGGCCGCCGCCTTCGAGGGCCTGAAGGCCGGCATGTCCAAGCCGCTGGCCGGCATGGGCACCGCCTTTTCCACTTCGCTGTTCGGTCTGGCCGGATCGCTGGCCCTGGGGTTCCTCGACCTCAATGCCGGTCAGGCGCAGAACGCCTTCTACAACGAGCTGGAGGAATGGCTGGCCGGGCAGACCCGCTTGGGCACCGGCGGCCCGCTGACCTCGGCCGAGGACGGCGGCGCCGGCCAGTCGGTACCGGCCTATATCCAGGCCCTGCTGGAGCAGACCGCCGACAGCCTGGATAATCTGCAGCGGGTGATCGCGCGCGGCGAGGACAATCGGGGCAGCGTCAACGCCTCGCTGACCCAGTTGACCGAGAAGCTGTCGACGCTCACCGACCACATGAAGGTCGAGCAATCGCTGCTGCTCAAGCTGGGCGAGGGGCAGTTGGAGACCCGCGCCCTGATGGCCCGCATGGTCGAGGGCGGCTCCGGCGGCGGCATGGACGACGCCAGCCGCACCCATCTGCGCAGCCTGGACGGCAGCATGAAGCGGCTGGTGGACGAGACGGTGGTCAGCCGCGAGCAACTGACGGCCGAGCTCCGCACGGAAATCCGGCTGCTGGCGCGCACCATCGCCGCCATCGCCGAGGAACCGCTGGAGCGCTGA
- a CDS encoding OmpA family protein produces the protein MNRGRKVALLALGALVSVAAAPASAQVVVGEYRPSVDVNWDVLDKLGPEPTLPGLVTRPPSAAIPGTPRPVARPAAPKAPQSGFRPYAEGHKAAAPKVAAAPKVEKVAAAPKAEIPAPEPAKPEPAKIIEAPKAPAAAPAPKPAKPDVAAEVPAPPKAPAKVEPPKAIETPKPVEPPKVVEAPKAPEPVKVEPPKVVEAPKAPEPVKVEPPKVVEAPKAPEPPSAVQFVKTPPPAAPAPAAPMPAAPMPVVPVPVAPAPVVQAPVAPPLPVAPPAPPPAVVPAPLPQVAALPPAAPVPAAAPSRKGDNLTVPFATDSSHLPESARMELDRLAQRMDKDENLNLQLLAYAAGDEANASKARRLSLSRALEVRKYLMEMGVRSTRIEVRALGNKVESGAADRVDAMLVAR, from the coding sequence ATGAACAGGGGGAGAAAGGTCGCGTTGCTGGCGCTGGGAGCGCTTGTTTCCGTCGCGGCCGCGCCCGCATCCGCCCAGGTGGTGGTGGGGGAATACCGCCCCAGCGTCGACGTCAACTGGGACGTGCTGGATAAGCTGGGTCCGGAGCCGACCCTGCCGGGTCTGGTGACCCGTCCGCCATCCGCCGCCATTCCCGGGACTCCGCGTCCCGTGGCGCGCCCCGCCGCTCCCAAGGCGCCGCAATCGGGCTTCAGGCCCTATGCCGAGGGCCACAAGGCCGCCGCTCCCAAGGTTGCCGCCGCCCCCAAGGTGGAAAAGGTCGCCGCCGCGCCCAAGGCCGAGATTCCGGCACCCGAACCCGCCAAGCCAGAGCCCGCCAAGATCATCGAGGCGCCCAAGGCCCCGGCTGCCGCTCCGGCCCCCAAGCCGGCCAAGCCGGATGTCGCCGCCGAGGTGCCGGCTCCGCCCAAGGCGCCCGCCAAGGTCGAGCCGCCCAAGGCCATCGAGACTCCCAAGCCCGTCGAGCCGCCCAAGGTGGTCGAGGCTCCCAAGGCGCCCGAGCCGGTCAAGGTCGAGCCGCCCAAGGTGGTCGAGGCTCCCAAGGCGCCCGAGCCGGTCAAGGTCGAACCGCCCAAGGTGGTCGAGGCTCCCAAGGCGCCCGAGCCTCCGTCGGCGGTGCAGTTCGTCAAGACGCCCCCACCGGCTGCTCCGGCGCCCGCCGCTCCCATGCCCGCCGCTCCCATGCCCGTCGTCCCGGTGCCGGTCGCTCCCGCTCCGGTGGTTCAGGCCCCCGTGGCGCCGCCGCTGCCGGTGGCTCCGCCCGCTCCGCCGCCCGCCGTCGTTCCGGCGCCGCTGCCCCAGGTGGCGGCCCTGCCGCCGGCCGCTCCGGTCCCGGCCGCCGCGCCCAGCCGCAAGGGCGACAATCTGACGGTGCCCTTCGCCACCGACAGCTCCCATCTGCCCGAATCCGCCCGCATGGAACTGGACCGTCTGGCCCAGCGCATGGATAAGGACGAGAACCTGAACCTCCAATTGCTGGCCTATGCCGCCGGCGACGAGGCCAATGCCAGCAAGGCGCGGCGCCTGTCGCTGTCCCGGGCGCTCGAGGTGCGCAAGTACCTGATGGAGATGGGGGTGCGCTCCACCCGCATCGAGGTTCGCGCGCTGGGCAACAAGGTGGAATCCGGGGCCGCCGACCGCGTTGACGCCATGCTGGTGGCGCGCTGA
- a CDS encoding inositol monophosphatase family protein encodes MIIRSALLNVMMGAARKAARNLVRDYGEIEQLQVSKKGPADFVSSADLRAEKTLRAELKKARPGFGFLLEEGGEVAGDDKSHRWIIDPIDGTTNFLHGIPNFCISIALERDGELFAGVVYQPLGDEMFHAEKGAGAFLNEHRLRVSARRKLEETLIATGIPFIGRPGHETFLRELGAVMGQVAGIRRFGSAALDLAYVAAGRCDGYWETGIQPWDIAAGIVLVKEAGGYVTDFQGGSKMLENGQVLAANDHLHQPLMKLLKAARG; translated from the coding sequence GTGATCATTCGCTCGGCACTGCTCAACGTCATGATGGGGGCGGCCCGCAAGGCCGCCCGTAACCTGGTCCGCGATTACGGCGAGATCGAACAGCTGCAGGTTTCCAAGAAGGGGCCTGCCGATTTCGTGTCCTCGGCCGATCTCAGGGCCGAGAAGACGTTGCGCGCCGAGCTGAAGAAGGCCCGTCCCGGTTTCGGCTTCCTGCTCGAGGAAGGCGGCGAGGTCGCCGGTGACGACAAGAGCCATCGCTGGATCATCGATCCCATCGACGGCACCACCAACTTCCTGCACGGCATCCCCAATTTCTGCATCTCCATCGCGCTGGAGCGTGACGGCGAACTCTTCGCCGGCGTGGTCTACCAGCCGCTGGGTGACGAGATGTTCCACGCGGAAAAGGGCGCCGGCGCCTTCTTGAACGAGCACCGCCTGCGCGTCTCGGCTCGGCGCAAGCTGGAAGAGACCCTGATCGCCACCGGCATTCCCTTCATCGGCCGCCCGGGTCACGAGACCTTCCTCAGGGAGCTGGGCGCGGTGATGGGTCAGGTGGCGGGCATCCGCCGCTTCGGCTCGGCGGCTCTCGACCTCGCCTATGTGGCGGCCGGGCGCTGCGACGGCTATTGGGAAACCGGCATCCAGCCGTGGGATATCGCGGCGGGCATCGTGCTGGTCAAGGAAGCGGGCGGCTATGTCACCGACTTCCAGGGCGGTTCGAAGATGCTGGAGAACGGTCAGGTCCTGGCCGCCAACGACCACCTGCACCAGCCGCTGATGAAGCTGTTGAAGGCGGCGCGGGGATAG
- the efp gene encoding elongation factor P — MKINANLIRPGNILEHNGRQYAVLKIQIVQPGKGGAFITVEMRDIRTGNKTNERWRTADTVEKCNVEAKECTFLFRDDSIMTFMDSESFEQFTMPNDALGETIGFLQDGMVVEVDFVEGSPVSITLPEKVVMKVVEADPVVKGQTASSSYKPARLENGMKILVPPFLEEGEVIIVNTTDCTYVERFKG; from the coding sequence ATGAAGATCAATGCCAATCTGATTCGTCCCGGCAACATCCTCGAGCACAACGGCCGCCAGTACGCCGTGCTCAAGATCCAGATCGTGCAGCCCGGCAAGGGCGGGGCCTTCATCACCGTCGAGATGCGCGACATCCGCACCGGCAACAAGACCAACGAGCGCTGGCGCACCGCCGATACCGTCGAGAAGTGCAACGTCGAGGCCAAGGAATGCACTTTCCTGTTCCGCGACGATTCCATCATGACCTTCATGGATTCCGAGAGCTTCGAGCAGTTCACCATGCCCAACGACGCCCTGGGCGAGACCATCGGCTTCCTGCAGGACGGCATGGTGGTCGAGGTGGACTTCGTCGAGGGTTCGCCGGTCTCCATCACCCTGCCGGAAAAGGTGGTGATGAAGGTGGTCGAGGCCGACCCGGTGGTGAAGGGCCAGACCGCGTCGTCGTCCTACAAGCCCGCCCGGCTGGAAAACGGCATGAAGATCCTGGTCCCCCCCTTCCTGGAGGAGGGCGAGGTGATCATCGTCAACACCACCGACTGCACCTATGTCGAGCGGTTCAAGGGCTGA
- a CDS encoding lysine-2,3-aminomutase-like protein — protein MTAASARRRTLRTAADLLDAGLIPPDTAEAVERVARSYAVALTPAVTDLIDPADPLDPIARQYVPSAEELVTAPEDLADPIGDAAYSPVKGLVHRYPDRVLLTPLLVCPVYCRFCFRRARVGDADATMGEAEIDGALAYVAERPDIREVILTGGDPLMLPAARLEALLGRIGAITHVDLIRIHSRVPVSDPGRVTARLAGVLGGPGKAVWLAVHVNHSRELSPQAAAALSRLAGAGIPLLSQTVLLKGVNDRAEVLEELFRALVRHRVRPYYLHHPDLAPGTGHFRLTIAEGRALMRRLRGRLSGIAQPTYVLDIPGGAGKVPVGPDYWDEEAAAVTDPAGVRHGYPPD, from the coding sequence ATGACCGCAGCTTCCGCCCGCCGCCGCACCCTCCGCACCGCCGCCGACCTGCTGGATGCCGGCCTGATTCCGCCTGATACGGCCGAGGCGGTGGAGCGTGTCGCCCGCTCCTACGCGGTGGCGCTGACCCCGGCGGTTACCGATCTGATCGACCCGGCCGATCCGCTTGATCCCATCGCCCGGCAATACGTGCCGTCGGCCGAGGAACTGGTCACGGCGCCGGAGGATCTGGCCGACCCCATCGGCGACGCAGCCTACAGCCCGGTGAAGGGCCTCGTCCACCGCTACCCCGACCGGGTGCTGCTGACCCCGCTGCTGGTCTGTCCGGTCTATTGCCGCTTCTGTTTCCGCCGCGCCCGGGTGGGCGATGCCGACGCCACCATGGGCGAGGCGGAGATCGACGGCGCCCTGGCCTACGTGGCCGAGCGCCCGGACATCCGCGAGGTGATCCTGACCGGCGGCGATCCGCTGATGCTGCCCGCCGCCCGGCTGGAAGCGCTGTTGGGCCGCATCGGGGCCATTACCCATGTGGACCTGATCCGCATCCATTCGCGGGTGCCGGTCAGCGATCCCGGCCGCGTCACCGCCCGGCTGGCGGGAGTGCTGGGCGGGCCGGGCAAGGCGGTGTGGCTGGCGGTGCACGTCAATCATTCCCGCGAGCTGTCGCCCCAGGCCGCCGCCGCTCTTTCCCGTCTGGCCGGGGCGGGCATTCCGCTGCTGTCGCAGACCGTGCTGCTGAAAGGCGTCAACGACCGCGCCGAGGTGCTGGAGGAATTGTTCCGCGCCCTGGTGCGTCACCGGGTGCGGCCCTACTACCTGCACCACCCCGATCTGGCGCCGGGCACCGGCCATTTCCGCCTGACCATCGCCGAGGGCCGCGCGCTGATGCGTCGCTTGCGCGGCCGGCTGTCGGGCATCGCCCAGCCCACCTACGTGCTCGATATTCCCGGCGGGGCCGGCAAGGTGCCGGTGGGACCGGACTATTGGGATGAAGAGGCGGCGGCGGTGACCGATCCGGCGGGTGTCCGGCATGGCTATCCGCCCGATTGA